The Micromonospora sp. M71_S20 genome has a window encoding:
- a CDS encoding class I adenylate-forming enzyme family protein — protein sequence MTRGNPAATDPIWVDDILLEGRSTDICLRLPEPVDRGTLRRLVTDAQARLGAAGLRPGGAAALRMPPSLAYVVNLLATWRSGAQAILLDHRLTDHEVDRALARLTPQVVVAPVRTGGGGLRVFVDVTEGVTAYADRPAVSGHAVIQLSSGSTGPSKVIGRTAEDLVAEVRRYTRVDGVALPGERIILLPSMVHVLGLVGGLLYGLHAGVELVPPERLAGDAVLAAIAAADSPATVLGVPFHIGLLASTRPAGPLPQFRRMTTGGELVPAAVARAFTDRYGVPLGNMYGMTEVGVIGTDLHGRHRPSVAPAPGIEVREVDGELWVSCPASPYVGLSDPTRWADGWLRTRDAGAVDPDTGLVTVRGRLDSQVSVGGLKVDLTEVEATVAELPGVAAAVVVFDGGITAYVQPDGPLSEEVLDKLIAERLAGYKRPRTLRLVDQLPRTTTGKLVRSADALRAAAT from the coding sequence GTGACCAGGGGAAATCCTGCGGCGACAGACCCGATCTGGGTTGACGATATTCTGCTCGAAGGCCGTTCGACCGACATTTGTCTCCGACTGCCCGAACCGGTCGACCGGGGCACCCTGCGGCGGCTGGTGACCGACGCGCAGGCCCGCCTCGGCGCCGCCGGACTGCGCCCCGGGGGCGCCGCCGCGCTGCGGATGCCGCCCTCGCTGGCGTACGTGGTGAACCTGCTGGCCACCTGGCGCAGCGGGGCGCAGGCGATCCTGCTCGACCACCGGCTCACCGACCACGAGGTCGACCGGGCGCTCGCGCGGCTCACCCCGCAGGTGGTCGTGGCCCCGGTCCGCACCGGCGGCGGCGGGCTGCGGGTCTTCGTCGACGTCACCGAGGGCGTCACCGCTTACGCCGACCGCCCGGCGGTCAGCGGGCACGCGGTGATCCAGCTCAGCTCCGGCTCCACCGGACCGTCCAAGGTGATCGGTCGTACCGCCGAAGACCTGGTCGCCGAGGTGCGCCGCTACACCCGCGTCGACGGCGTGGCGCTGCCCGGCGAGCGGATCATCCTGCTGCCCTCGATGGTGCACGTGCTCGGCCTCGTCGGTGGCCTGCTCTACGGCCTGCACGCCGGCGTCGAGCTGGTGCCGCCGGAGCGGCTCGCCGGCGACGCGGTGCTGGCCGCGATCGCCGCCGCCGACTCGCCGGCCACCGTGCTCGGCGTCCCGTTCCACATCGGACTTCTCGCCTCCACCCGCCCCGCCGGTCCCCTGCCGCAGTTCAGGCGGATGACCACCGGCGGTGAGCTGGTGCCGGCCGCCGTCGCCCGCGCCTTCACCGACCGGTACGGCGTACCGCTGGGCAACATGTACGGGATGACCGAGGTCGGCGTCATCGGCACCGACCTGCACGGCCGGCACCGCCCGTCGGTCGCCCCGGCGCCCGGCATCGAGGTCCGCGAGGTCGACGGCGAGCTGTGGGTGAGCTGCCCCGCGTCACCGTACGTCGGGCTGAGCGACCCCACCCGCTGGGCCGACGGCTGGCTGCGCACCCGCGACGCCGGCGCGGTGGACCCGGACACCGGCCTGGTCACCGTCCGCGGGCGGCTCGACTCGCAGGTCTCCGTCGGCGGCCTGAAGGTCGACCTGACCGAGGTGGAGGCGACGGTCGCCGAGCTGCCCGGCGTCGCCGCCGCCGTGGTCGTCTTCGACGGCGGGATCACCGCCTACGTGCAGCCGGACGGGCCGCTGTCGGAGGAGGTGCTCGACAAGCTGATCGCCGAGCGGTTGGCCGGCTACAAGCGCCCCCGCACCCTGCGTCTGGTGGATCAGCTGCCCCGTACCACCACCGGCAAGCTGGTCCGCTCGGCCGACGCGCTGCGGGCGGCCGCCACGTGA
- a CDS encoding antibiotic biosynthesis monooxygenase — MVFLVRVPRERTEAFLAAYEAVRHLVAGGVAGHLVDQVCRSSTDPEQWLITSEWASLADFEAWERSPEHRDLVRPMRECFTDARSLRFHIHAQTPATSPA, encoded by the coding sequence GTGGTGTTCCTGGTGCGGGTGCCGCGCGAGCGTACGGAGGCGTTCCTGGCCGCGTACGAGGCGGTCCGGCACCTGGTGGCCGGGGGCGTTGCGGGGCACCTCGTCGACCAGGTCTGCCGGTCGTCGACCGACCCGGAGCAGTGGCTGATCACCAGCGAGTGGGCGAGCCTGGCCGACTTCGAGGCGTGGGAACGCAGCCCGGAGCACCGGGACCTGGTGCGGCCGATGCGGGAGTGCTTCACCGACGCCCGGTCGCTGCGCTTCCACATCCACGCCCAGACCCCCGCCACGTCCCCGGCCTGA
- a CDS encoding beta-ketoacyl synthase N-terminal-like domain-containing protein, protein MTARAVVTGIGVVAPSGIGVDAHWRTVLAGTRRTGPITLFDPAGYPTRHGGEVPGFDAAAYADNRRLVQTDRWTHLGFAATRLALADAGLPERAPDPYGYAVALASSSGGNLFGQRELQRLWGGPSRTVGAYQSIAWFYAASVGQLSIHHQFKGPCGVLVAEAAGGLDSLAHAARAVRRGTPVVIAGATECPLSPYALACQLRSGLLSDSADPERAYRPFDAAASGYLPAEGGAVFVVEELGHALSRGARVYGEVTGWGATHDAVHTGPDTAGDPGQYARAMRLALDRAGVGAETVDVVLPDALGVPRYDRSEATALRAVFGDRPPPVSTQKPLTGRAHQGGSALDVATALLAFGHDTLPASAGPDEVAEGCELDFLREHRRPRSRLALVCARGFDGFNSALVLRGAAPQRRVTP, encoded by the coding sequence GTGACTGCGCGGGCCGTGGTGACCGGCATCGGCGTCGTCGCGCCCAGCGGGATCGGCGTGGACGCGCACTGGCGTACGGTGCTCGCCGGCACCCGCCGCACCGGACCGATCACCCTGTTCGACCCCGCCGGCTACCCCACCCGCCACGGCGGGGAGGTGCCCGGCTTCGACGCCGCCGCGTACGCCGACAACCGCCGGCTGGTGCAGACCGACCGGTGGACGCACCTCGGCTTCGCCGCCACCCGGCTGGCGCTGGCCGACGCCGGCCTGCCCGAGCGGGCCCCCGACCCGTACGGCTACGCCGTGGCGCTGGCCAGTTCCTCCGGCGGGAACCTGTTCGGGCAGCGGGAGCTGCAACGGCTCTGGGGCGGGCCGTCGCGCACCGTCGGGGCGTACCAGTCGATCGCCTGGTTCTACGCGGCCAGCGTCGGCCAGCTCTCCATCCACCACCAGTTCAAGGGCCCGTGCGGGGTCCTGGTCGCCGAGGCCGCCGGCGGACTGGACAGTCTGGCGCACGCCGCGCGGGCGGTGCGCCGGGGCACGCCGGTGGTGATCGCCGGGGCGACCGAGTGCCCGCTGAGCCCGTACGCCCTGGCCTGCCAACTGCGCTCCGGCCTGCTCAGCGACTCCGCCGACCCGGAGCGGGCCTACCGGCCGTTCGACGCCGCCGCCAGCGGCTACCTGCCCGCCGAGGGCGGCGCGGTGTTCGTGGTGGAGGAGCTGGGCCACGCGCTGTCGCGGGGCGCCCGCGTGTACGGCGAGGTGACCGGTTGGGGCGCCACCCACGACGCCGTCCACACCGGACCGGACACGGCGGGCGACCCCGGGCAGTACGCCCGCGCCATGCGGCTGGCCCTGGACCGGGCCGGCGTCGGGGCGGAGACGGTCGACGTGGTGCTGCCCGACGCGCTCGGCGTGCCCCGCTACGACCGCAGCGAGGCCACGGCGCTGCGCGCCGTCTTCGGCGACCGGCCGCCCCCGGTGAGCACCCAGAAGCCGCTGACCGGCCGCGCACACCAGGGCGGCTCGGCGCTGGACGTGGCCACCGCGCTGCTCGCGTTCGGCCACGACACGCTGCCGGCCTCCGCCGGGCCGGACGAGGTGGCCGAGGGCTGCGAGCTGGACTTCCTGCGGGAGCACCGGCGACCGCGCAGCCGGCTGGCGCTGGTCTGCGCCCGCGGCTTCGACGGTTTCAACAGCGCGCTGGTCCTGCGCGGGGCCGCGCCGCAGAGGAGAGTGACGCCGTGA
- a CDS encoding beta-ketoacyl synthase produces MSGRRTVVTGVGVVAPGGASRDRFWKTITEGRTATRRITFFDPSPFRSQIAAECDFDPVAAGLTAAERQRADRYVQFALACAAEAVTDSGLELTDAERDRTGVVLGTAVGGTTALEQEYVTVSDAGNRWLVDAGRGGPYLYQALVPSSLAADVACRHGLHGPAQVVSTGCTSGIDAIGYAHQLIADGEADIVLAGAADSPISPVTVASFDAIKATSPDNDDAAHASRPFDADRHGFVLAEGAAVLVLEEAGHARRRGAHVYCEVAGYASRSNGYHMTGLRPDGLEMGLAISAALKQGRIAPEQVSYISAHGSGTRQNDRHETAAFKRALGQAAYRVPISSIKSMVGHSLGAIGSIEMAACALAVEFGVVPPTANWSTRDPECDLDYVPNEARELPVDVALSVGSGFGGFQSAMVFRRLSGRVLP; encoded by the coding sequence GTGAGCGGGCGCCGCACGGTGGTGACCGGCGTCGGGGTGGTCGCCCCCGGCGGCGCCAGCCGGGACCGGTTCTGGAAGACCATCACCGAGGGGCGTACGGCGACCCGGCGGATCACCTTCTTCGACCCGTCGCCGTTCCGCTCCCAGATCGCCGCCGAGTGCGACTTCGACCCGGTCGCCGCCGGCCTCACCGCGGCCGAGCGGCAACGCGCCGACCGGTACGTGCAATTCGCCCTCGCCTGCGCCGCCGAGGCCGTCACCGACTCCGGCCTGGAGCTGACCGACGCTGAGCGGGACCGCACCGGCGTGGTGCTCGGCACCGCCGTCGGCGGCACCACGGCCCTGGAGCAGGAGTACGTCACGGTCAGCGACGCCGGCAACCGGTGGCTGGTCGACGCCGGGCGCGGCGGCCCGTACCTCTACCAGGCGCTCGTGCCCAGCAGCCTCGCCGCCGACGTGGCGTGCCGGCACGGGCTGCACGGCCCCGCGCAGGTGGTCTCCACCGGCTGCACCTCCGGCATCGACGCGATCGGGTACGCCCACCAGCTCATCGCCGACGGCGAGGCCGACATCGTGCTGGCCGGGGCCGCCGACTCGCCGATCTCCCCGGTCACCGTCGCCTCCTTCGACGCGATCAAGGCGACCAGCCCGGACAACGACGACGCGGCGCACGCCTCCCGCCCGTTCGACGCCGACCGGCACGGCTTCGTCCTCGCCGAGGGGGCGGCGGTGCTGGTGCTGGAGGAGGCCGGGCACGCCCGGCGCCGCGGGGCGCACGTCTACTGCGAGGTGGCCGGCTACGCCAGCCGCAGCAACGGCTACCACATGACGGGGCTGCGGCCTGACGGGCTGGAGATGGGGCTGGCCATCTCGGCCGCGCTGAAGCAGGGCCGCATCGCCCCCGAGCAGGTCTCCTACATCAGCGCCCACGGCTCGGGCACCCGGCAGAACGACCGGCACGAGACCGCCGCGTTCAAGCGGGCGCTGGGTCAGGCCGCGTACCGGGTGCCGATCAGCTCGATCAAGTCGATGGTCGGGCACTCGCTCGGCGCGATCGGCTCGATCGAGATGGCCGCGTGCGCGCTGGCCGTGGAGTTCGGCGTGGTGCCGCCGACGGCCAACTGGAGCACCCGCGACCCGGAGTGCGACCTGGACTACGTCCCGAACGAGGCGCGGGAGCTGCCGGTCGACGTGGCGCTCTCGGTGGGCAGCGGGTTCGGCGGTTTCCAGTCGGCGATGGTGTTCCGCCGGCTGTCGGGGCGGGTGCTGCCGTGA
- a CDS encoding cupin domain-containing protein: MSERTLRLVAAADVAPDGRRGGELRVLLGPKTVGSTSGFMGVATLRPGERIAEHYHPYSEEFLYVSRGAITVDLDDEPVPLAAGEALFVPRNVRHRLRNTGDEPAEVVFHLGPLAPRPELGHVDTELVEQRGGS; the protein is encoded by the coding sequence ATGAGTGAGCGGACCCTGCGGCTGGTCGCCGCCGCCGACGTCGCGCCCGACGGCCGCCGCGGCGGCGAGCTGCGGGTGCTGCTCGGCCCGAAGACCGTCGGCAGCACCTCGGGTTTCATGGGGGTGGCGACGCTGCGCCCGGGGGAGCGGATCGCCGAGCACTACCACCCCTACAGCGAGGAGTTTCTCTACGTGTCCCGGGGCGCGATCACCGTCGACCTGGACGACGAGCCGGTGCCGCTGGCCGCCGGAGAGGCGCTGTTCGTGCCGCGCAACGTCCGGCACCGGCTGCGCAACACCGGCGACGAGCCGGCCGAGGTGGTCTTCCACCTCGGACCGCTGGCGCCCCGACCCGAACTCGGCCACGTCGACACCGAGCTGGTCGAACAGCGAGGCGGATCGTGA
- a CDS encoding SRPBCC family protein: protein MTVTHGRPLTAEITDILVANCGLDAEAAARAPAASLEELGMDSLALLELSAVVADRWRVQIPEQAGQLSIAGVAELVGRRAGTPGHTENSVLIAAPLPLVWDVTNDVANWPQLFTEYARAEILHRDGDTVRFRLTMHPDENGTVWSWVSERTADPVTRQVDARRVETGPFEYMRIHWFYDEEPGGTRMTWVQDFAMKPTAPVDDAGMTDRINANSAVQLAVIKEKLERLAGADRATGAGDE, encoded by the coding sequence ATGACCGTCACCCATGGCCGTCCGCTGACCGCCGAGATCACCGACATCCTGGTGGCCAACTGCGGGCTGGACGCCGAGGCCGCCGCCCGCGCCCCGGCCGCGTCCCTGGAGGAACTCGGCATGGACTCGCTGGCGCTGCTCGAACTCTCCGCCGTGGTCGCCGACCGGTGGCGGGTGCAGATCCCCGAACAGGCCGGGCAGCTCAGCATCGCGGGCGTGGCCGAGCTGGTCGGCCGCCGCGCCGGGACGCCCGGGCACACCGAGAACAGCGTCCTCATCGCCGCGCCGCTGCCGCTGGTGTGGGACGTCACCAACGACGTCGCCAACTGGCCGCAGCTGTTCACCGAGTACGCCCGGGCGGAGATCCTGCACCGCGACGGCGACACGGTGCGGTTCCGGCTCACCATGCACCCCGACGAGAACGGCACGGTGTGGAGCTGGGTCAGCGAACGCACCGCCGACCCGGTCACCCGGCAGGTCGACGCCCGGCGGGTGGAGACCGGGCCGTTCGAGTACATGCGCATCCACTGGTTCTACGACGAGGAGCCCGGCGGGACCCGGATGACCTGGGTGCAGGACTTCGCGATGAAGCCCACCGCGCCGGTGGACGACGCGGGCATGACCGACCGGATCAACGCCAACAGCGCGGTGCAGCTCGCCGTCATCAAGGAGAAGCTCGAGCGGCTGGCCGGGGCCGACCGGGCGACGGGAGCCGGCGATGAGTGA
- a CDS encoding acetyl/propionyl/methylcrotonyl-CoA carboxylase subunit alpha, which produces MFEKVLIANRGEIAVRVLRACRELGVRTAVVYSTADADSAAVRLADQAVRIGPPASRRSYLNAAAIVEAARQVGAQAVHPGYGFLSEDADFAEICADNGLVFIGPPPEVMSVLADKSSARALMRRAGLPLPPGSVAPVPTAAAAAEVAAEVGYPVIVKAAAGGGGRGMTVVATPAELPRAYARTRAAAQAAFGDDRVYVERYLTGARHVEVQLLCDSHGNGVHLGTRDCSVQRRHQKLVEEAPAPALSAGTAEAIAECALRGALHAGFTGAGTVEFLVDPDERFHFLEINCRIQVEHPVTEMITGIDLVHEQLHIAAGVPLRWRQEDVRSHGVAIECRVNVEDPDRGFAPTPGRLERFLPPGGPFTRVDTHGYTGYLFGPHYDSLLAKVAVWAPDRELALNRLERALDEFDIAGPGVHTTIPFVRRVLDDAGFRKGRYTTGLVEQLLAGPPDAHHRRL; this is translated from the coding sequence ATGTTCGAGAAGGTGCTGATCGCCAACCGGGGGGAGATCGCCGTGCGGGTGCTGCGTGCCTGCCGCGAGCTGGGGGTGCGTACGGCGGTGGTCTACTCCACCGCGGACGCCGACTCCGCCGCCGTGCGCCTGGCCGACCAGGCCGTGCGGATCGGGCCGCCGGCCAGCCGGCGCAGCTACCTCAACGCCGCGGCGATCGTGGAGGCGGCCCGGCAGGTGGGCGCGCAGGCGGTGCACCCCGGCTACGGGTTCCTCTCCGAGGACGCCGACTTCGCCGAGATCTGCGCCGACAACGGCCTGGTCTTCATCGGCCCGCCGCCGGAGGTGATGTCCGTGCTGGCCGACAAGTCCTCGGCGCGGGCGCTGATGCGCCGGGCCGGGCTGCCCCTGCCGCCGGGCAGCGTCGCGCCGGTGCCCACCGCCGCCGCGGCGGCGGAGGTCGCCGCCGAGGTGGGCTACCCGGTGATCGTCAAGGCGGCGGCCGGCGGCGGGGGCCGGGGCATGACGGTGGTCGCCACCCCGGCGGAGCTGCCCCGGGCGTACGCGCGGACCCGGGCCGCCGCCCAGGCCGCCTTCGGCGACGACCGGGTCTACGTGGAGCGGTACCTGACCGGTGCCCGGCACGTCGAGGTGCAACTGCTGTGCGACTCCCACGGCAACGGCGTGCACCTGGGCACCCGGGACTGTTCGGTGCAGCGTCGGCACCAGAAGCTGGTGGAGGAGGCCCCGGCCCCGGCACTGTCGGCCGGCACCGCAGAGGCCATCGCGGAGTGCGCCCTGCGCGGTGCCCTGCACGCCGGCTTCACCGGCGCCGGCACCGTGGAGTTCCTCGTCGACCCCGACGAACGGTTCCACTTCCTGGAGATCAACTGTCGGATCCAGGTCGAGCACCCCGTCACCGAGATGATCACCGGGATCGACCTGGTGCACGAGCAGCTGCACATCGCCGCCGGGGTGCCGCTGCGCTGGCGGCAGGAGGACGTCCGGTCGCACGGGGTCGCCATCGAGTGCCGGGTCAACGTGGAGGACCCGGACCGCGGCTTCGCGCCGACGCCCGGCCGGCTGGAGCGTTTCCTCCCGCCCGGCGGCCCGTTCACCCGGGTCGACACGCACGGCTACACCGGCTACCTGTTCGGCCCGCACTACGACTCCCTGCTGGCCAAGGTGGCGGTCTGGGCGCCGGACCGGGAGCTCGCGCTCAACCGGCTGGAACGCGCCCTCGACGAGTTCGACATCGCCGGCCCCGGGGTCCACACCACCATCCCGTTCGTCCGGCGGGTGCTCGACGACGCCGGGTTCCGCAAGGGCCGCTACACCACCGGCCTGGTCGAGCAGTTGCTCGCCGGCCCGCCCGACGCACACCACAGGAGGCTCTGA
- a CDS encoding acetyl-CoA carboxylase biotin carboxyl carrier protein subunit, giving the protein MSAGGIPVDAPPSAPGTEATTAARPTPGTETTTAARPTPGTRAAPDAHPAPDAHPAPAGQPARDAEPASGGHAARDVAAASGVAAEAGHGVDAVLAGLRRHARHLVAELAGPLRRVRLRNGDTVLEVEWHDAPAGAAPAVVPPGPPPPVAPSPARYAVRSPIVGTFYRAPEPGAAPFVAVGDLVRAGQVVGIVEAMKLMNEVTADRGGRVVEVLAADGQPVEYDQPLVALDPV; this is encoded by the coding sequence GTGAGCGCCGGCGGCATCCCGGTCGACGCCCCGCCGTCGGCGCCCGGCACGGAGGCGACGACCGCCGCGCGGCCGACGCCCGGCACGGAGACGACGACCGCCGCGCGGCCGACGCCCGGCACGCGGGCCGCCCCCGACGCGCACCCCGCACCTGACGCGCACCCCGCACCCGCCGGGCAGCCGGCGCGGGACGCGGAGCCGGCGTCCGGCGGGCATGCGGCGCGGGACGTGGCGGCGGCCTCCGGCGTGGCGGCGGAGGCGGGGCACGGGGTGGACGCCGTGCTGGCCGGGCTGCGGCGGCACGCCCGGCACCTCGTCGCCGAGCTCGCCGGCCCGCTGCGGCGGGTGCGGCTGCGCAACGGGGACACGGTGCTGGAGGTGGAGTGGCACGACGCCCCCGCCGGCGCCGCGCCCGCCGTGGTGCCCCCGGGGCCCCCGCCGCCCGTCGCGCCATCGCCGGCCCGCTACGCCGTGCGCTCGCCCATCGTCGGCACGTTCTACCGCGCGCCGGAGCCGGGCGCCGCGCCCTTCGTGGCAGTCGGCGACCTGGTCCGTGCCGGGCAGGTCGTCGGCATCGTCGAGGCGATGAAGCTGATGAACGAGGTGACCGCCGACCGGGGTGGCCGGGTCGTCGAGGTCCTCGCCGCCGACGGCCAGCCGGTCGAGTACGACCAGCCGCTGGTCGCGCTGGATCCGGTCTGA
- a CDS encoding acetyl-CoA carboxylase carboxyltransferase subunit alpha, with protein sequence MTATAPREGQLWSRCGGCATLLYRKRLRRNLDVCPECGAHARVDAPERLRQLVDPGSFTALPERPAEVDPIGFVDLLPYPHRLTAARAGTGLAEAVVCGTAAVGRHPCVLAVMDFRFLGGSLGCVVGELITLAAERALADGVPLVLVTASGGARMQEGALSLMQMATVSQAIAALREAGLLTVSVLTDPTYGGVAASFATNTDVVLAESGARMGFAGPRVIRQVTGRDLPEGFQTADFLLRHGQVDMVVPRHALRGRLVALLAAARAGRRPASRAGVPRQEPSPLVARPAGGAAATTAPGPGGDAWETVRLARHPGRPTTLDYLETAFDGFVELHGDRLGADCPAVVGGLARLDGRPVMVIGHQKGHTTAELVGRNFGMASPAGHRKALRLMRLAARLGLPVVTLVDTPGADPGVRAEEQGQAAAIAENILALTVLPTPVVAVITGEGGSGGALALAVADRVLMLQHAVYSVISPEGCAAILWPDRGAAPQAARALRLTAPDLCRLGIVDDLVPEPAPAAHHDPQAAARALREAVLAHLLPLLDVPPATLVRRRRQRFRRFGAARLGARAGAR encoded by the coding sequence GTGACCGCCACCGCGCCCCGCGAGGGACAGCTCTGGTCCCGCTGCGGCGGCTGCGCCACCCTGCTGTACCGCAAGCGGCTGCGGCGCAACCTCGACGTCTGCCCCGAGTGCGGGGCGCACGCCCGGGTCGACGCGCCCGAGCGGCTGCGCCAACTCGTCGACCCGGGGTCGTTCACCGCCCTGCCGGAGCGGCCGGCCGAGGTCGACCCGATCGGCTTCGTCGACCTGCTGCCGTACCCGCACCGGCTCACCGCGGCGCGGGCCGGCACGGGTCTGGCCGAGGCGGTCGTCTGCGGCACCGCCGCCGTGGGGCGGCATCCGTGCGTGCTCGCCGTGATGGACTTCCGGTTCCTCGGCGGCAGCCTGGGCTGTGTCGTGGGGGAGCTGATCACCCTGGCGGCCGAGCGGGCCCTGGCCGACGGGGTCCCGCTGGTCCTGGTCACCGCCTCCGGCGGGGCGCGGATGCAGGAGGGCGCCCTGTCGCTGATGCAGATGGCCACGGTCAGCCAGGCGATCGCCGCGCTGCGGGAGGCCGGCCTGCTCACCGTCAGCGTGCTCACCGACCCGACGTACGGGGGCGTGGCCGCCTCGTTCGCCACCAACACCGACGTGGTGCTCGCCGAGAGCGGGGCGCGGATGGGCTTCGCCGGCCCCCGGGTGATCCGGCAGGTCACCGGCCGGGACCTGCCGGAGGGCTTCCAGACCGCCGACTTCCTGCTCCGGCACGGCCAGGTCGACATGGTGGTGCCCCGGCACGCCCTGCGGGGGCGGCTGGTGGCGCTGCTCGCCGCCGCGCGGGCCGGGCGGCGGCCGGCGTCGCGTGCCGGCGTACCCCGGCAGGAGCCGTCGCCGCTGGTGGCGCGGCCGGCCGGCGGGGCCGCCGCCACGACGGCGCCGGGCCCGGGCGGCGACGCCTGGGAGACGGTACGGCTGGCCCGGCACCCGGGCCGTCCGACCACGCTGGACTACCTGGAGACGGCGTTCGACGGCTTCGTCGAGCTGCACGGCGACCGGCTCGGCGCGGACTGCCCGGCCGTGGTGGGCGGGCTGGCCCGGCTCGACGGGCGGCCGGTCATGGTCATCGGGCACCAGAAGGGACACACCACCGCCGAGCTGGTCGGGCGCAACTTCGGCATGGCCAGCCCGGCGGGGCACCGCAAGGCGCTGCGGCTGATGCGCCTCGCCGCCCGCCTCGGCCTGCCGGTGGTCACCCTCGTCGACACCCCCGGGGCGGATCCCGGCGTGCGGGCCGAGGAGCAGGGCCAGGCGGCGGCCATCGCGGAGAACATCCTCGCCCTGACCGTGCTGCCCACCCCCGTCGTCGCCGTGATCACCGGCGAGGGCGGCAGCGGTGGTGCGCTGGCTCTCGCGGTGGCCGACCGGGTGCTCATGCTCCAGCACGCCGTCTACTCCGTGATCAGCCCGGAGGGCTGCGCGGCGATCCTCTGGCCGGACCGGGGCGCCGCGCCGCAGGCGGCCCGCGCGCTGCGGCTGACCGCCCCCGACCTGTGCCGGCTCGGGATCGTCGACGACCTCGTCCCCGAGCCGGCCCCGGCCGCCCATCACGATCCGCAGGCCGCCGCCCGGGCGCTGCGCGAGGCGGTGCTGGCGCACCTGCTGCCGCTGCTCGACGTGCCGCCCGCCACGCTGGTCCGCCGCCGGCGGCAGCGCTTCCGGCGCTTCGGCGCCGCCCGCCTCGGTGCCCGGGCGGGTGCCCGGTGA
- a CDS encoding TcmI family type II polyketide cyclase gives MDRSLIVAKVVPSAEARVAEIFAESDATELPRLVGVRHRSLYRLGDLYVHLLETETPGGGAVEAARGHPEFARVSARLRPYVSPYLPTWREPRDAMARCFYRFDAAPVGRSS, from the coding sequence ATGGACCGTTCGCTGATCGTCGCGAAGGTGGTGCCGAGCGCCGAGGCGCGCGTCGCCGAGATCTTCGCCGAGTCCGACGCGACCGAACTGCCGCGCCTGGTCGGTGTCCGGCACCGGTCGCTCTACCGGCTGGGTGACCTGTACGTGCACCTGCTGGAGACGGAGACGCCGGGCGGGGGAGCGGTCGAGGCGGCCCGGGGACACCCCGAGTTCGCCAGGGTGAGCGCCCGGCTGCGGCCGTACGTGTCGCCGTACCTGCCCACGTGGCGGGAGCCGCGCGACGCGATGGCCCGCTGCTTCTACCGCTTCGACGCCGCGCCCGTCGGGCGGTCGTCGTGA
- a CDS encoding BTAD domain-containing putative transcriptional regulator, with protein sequence MAADRSTPTTDCRADAEISLHLLGGFRLLHGDAPVVVPRGLQRVIALIGLRPGATRSNLAGLLWPDAPEDRALSSLRTALWRLRQDPCCPITTSGDTVSLGPVVRVDVDALVGTAARVREGDDPCAAAALAAGRHDLLPGWYDDWVLADRERLRQLRLHMLEELAGQHLSAGRHGAALEAALEAMAAEPLRETPHRLVVRIHLAEGNAFEAVHAFYVYRDLLLRELRLEPSAAMTALLDDTLAPIREATRTAPAGPRQAPSTRIAPHAR encoded by the coding sequence GTGGCCGCTGATCGATCGACGCCGACCACCGATTGCCGTGCCGACGCCGAGATCTCCCTGCACCTGCTCGGCGGGTTCCGGCTGCTGCACGGCGACGCGCCGGTCGTGGTGCCGCGCGGCCTGCAACGCGTCATCGCGCTGATCGGGCTGCGCCCCGGCGCCACCCGCAGCAACCTGGCCGGCCTGCTCTGGCCGGACGCGCCGGAGGACCGCGCGCTGTCGTCCCTGCGGACCGCGCTGTGGCGGCTGCGCCAGGATCCCTGCTGCCCGATCACCACCTCCGGCGACACGGTCTCCCTCGGCCCGGTCGTCCGGGTCGACGTCGACGCGCTCGTCGGCACCGCGGCGCGGGTACGCGAGGGCGACGACCCGTGCGCCGCCGCCGCGCTCGCCGCCGGCCGGCACGACCTGCTCCCCGGCTGGTACGACGACTGGGTGCTGGCCGACCGGGAGCGGCTGCGCCAACTGCGCCTGCACATGCTGGAGGAACTGGCCGGCCAGCACCTGTCGGCGGGCCGCCACGGCGCAGCCCTGGAAGCCGCGTTGGAGGCGATGGCCGCCGAACCCCTGCGCGAGACGCCGCACCGGCTGGTGGTCCGCATCCACCTCGCCGAGGGCAACGCCTTCGAGGCCGTGCACGCCTTCTACGTCTACCGCGACCTGCTGCTGCGGGAACTGCGGCTGGAGCCCTCGGCGGCGATGACCGCCCTGCTCGACGACACCCTCGCACCGATCCGCGAGGCCACCCGCACGGCCCCGGCCGGGCCCCGCCAGGCGCCGTCCACCCGGATCGCGCCCCACGCGCGCTGA